One part of the Paraburkholderia flagellata genome encodes these proteins:
- a CDS encoding haloacid dehalogenase type II, whose translation MSATTTPSTTRFPKAVIFDAYGTLFDVHSVVAAAEQMFPGQGEALSQLWRLKQIEYTQLRTLSDPAGARYLPFWDITLDALRYAARRLNLSLTGTGEKRLMDEYACLSAFPDVLPVLRRLRQMHEGREDATRMGLAILSNGNPQMLDIAVKSAGMSGLFDHVLSVDAVRAYKPAAAAYSLGTAAFDAAPRDIVFVSSNGWDAAGAGWFGYTTFWINRQRLPAEELGVAPHGTGGGMAELAAFLETAAPEKQSRPRPSPGA comes from the coding sequence ATGTCGGCCACAACGACACCATCGACAACACGATTTCCCAAGGCTGTGATCTTCGACGCGTATGGCACGCTCTTCGACGTGCATTCGGTCGTCGCTGCCGCCGAGCAGATGTTCCCCGGCCAGGGCGAAGCGCTCTCGCAGCTCTGGCGCCTCAAGCAGATCGAGTACACGCAGCTGCGCACGCTCTCCGACCCGGCCGGTGCGCGCTACCTTCCGTTCTGGGACATCACGCTTGACGCGCTGCGTTACGCCGCGCGACGCCTGAACCTGTCGCTCACGGGCACGGGCGAAAAGCGTCTCATGGACGAATACGCCTGCCTCTCGGCCTTCCCCGACGTGCTGCCCGTGCTGCGGCGCCTGCGCCAGATGCACGAAGGACGCGAAGACGCCACGCGCATGGGGCTTGCGATCCTCTCGAACGGCAACCCGCAGATGCTCGACATCGCGGTGAAGAGCGCCGGCATGAGCGGCCTCTTCGACCACGTGCTTTCGGTCGATGCCGTGCGCGCCTACAAACCGGCCGCCGCCGCGTATTCGCTCGGCACCGCCGCTTTCGACGCCGCGCCGCGCGACATCGTGTTCGTGTCGTCGAACGGGTGGGACGCCGCGGGCGCCGGCTGGTTCGGCTACACCACGTTCTGGATCAACCGCCAGCGACTGCCCGCCGAAGAGCTCGGCGTAGCGCCGCATGGCACCGGCGGCGGCATGGCGGAACTCGCCGCTTTTCTCGAAACCGCTGCGCCCGAAAAGCAAAGCCGCCCTCGCCCCAGCCCGGGCGCGTGA
- a CDS encoding DEAD/DEAH box helicase, whose product MTSSNTQSPLDAIADQALGLPAADASAEAPAQAAEVNDGSAFASLGLSPEIVSGLIAAGYKAPTPVQERAIPAAIAGRDLLVSSPTGSGKTAAFMLPAIERFAQIQKTLAAQPREPRPQGAQGQQADRRQRRPQPVARPGLLVLTPTRELAMQVTTAASTYGKHLRRLRTVSILGGVAYGQQLMLLAKNPEILVATPGRLLDHLERGRIDLSELKMLVLDEADRMLDMGFIDDIDTIVAATPETRQTMLFSATLDGKIASITGRLLKDPERIEIVRKIEASSNIAQTVHYVDDRDHKDRLLDHLLRDESLDQAVVFTATKMDADQLAGKLADAGFESAALHGDLPQGARNRTIRALRERRVRVLVATDVAARGIDIPGITHVFNYDLPKFAEDYVHRIGRTGRAGRSGVAVSLVHHAEQGALKRIERFVRSPLPVNVVEGFEPRKAAPTNRGFGGGRGRPGGGNGGGRRFGNGSGNGKPGGYGARSGNGGGNGGGDRNGNSSWGNKPEGSRSGYGAREGGFGAREGGFGGGSRGSEGGNRGGYSQQREGYGRSREGGGGYGARRNDGPRGARRDS is encoded by the coding sequence ATGACTTCGAGCAATACCCAAAGCCCCCTGGACGCAATCGCCGATCAGGCCCTCGGTCTCCCCGCCGCCGACGCTTCCGCTGAAGCCCCCGCGCAGGCCGCCGAGGTCAACGACGGTTCGGCATTCGCGTCGCTCGGTCTGTCGCCGGAGATCGTCTCCGGGCTGATCGCAGCGGGCTACAAGGCCCCGACGCCCGTGCAGGAACGCGCCATTCCTGCCGCCATCGCCGGCCGCGACCTGCTGGTCTCCAGCCCGACCGGTTCGGGCAAGACCGCAGCGTTCATGCTGCCCGCCATCGAGCGCTTCGCGCAGATCCAGAAGACCCTGGCCGCCCAGCCGCGCGAGCCGCGCCCGCAAGGCGCCCAGGGCCAGCAAGCCGATCGCCGCCAGCGCCGTCCGCAACCGGTCGCGCGCCCTGGCCTCCTCGTCCTCACGCCCACGCGTGAACTCGCGATGCAGGTGACGACCGCCGCTTCGACGTACGGCAAGCACCTGCGCCGTCTGCGCACCGTGAGCATTCTCGGCGGCGTGGCATACGGCCAGCAGCTGATGCTGCTCGCAAAGAACCCCGAGATTCTCGTGGCGACGCCTGGCCGTCTGCTCGACCACCTCGAGCGTGGCCGCATCGATCTGTCCGAACTCAAGATGCTCGTGCTCGACGAAGCCGACCGCATGCTCGACATGGGCTTCATCGACGACATCGACACGATCGTTGCCGCGACGCCGGAAACGCGTCAGACGATGCTGTTCTCGGCAACGCTCGACGGCAAGATCGCTTCGATCACCGGCCGCCTGTTGAAGGATCCGGAGCGTATCGAGATCGTGCGCAAGATCGAGGCAAGCTCGAACATCGCGCAAACCGTGCACTACGTGGACGACCGCGATCACAAGGATCGTCTGCTCGACCACCTGCTGCGCGACGAAAGCCTCGACCAGGCCGTGGTGTTCACCGCCACGAAGATGGACGCCGACCAGCTCGCCGGCAAGCTCGCCGACGCTGGCTTCGAAAGCGCCGCGCTGCACGGCGACCTGCCGCAAGGCGCGCGTAACCGCACGATCCGTGCGCTGCGCGAGCGCCGCGTGCGCGTGCTCGTCGCGACCGACGTCGCGGCGCGTGGTATCGACATCCCCGGCATCACGCACGTGTTCAACTACGACCTGCCGAAGTTCGCCGAAGACTACGTGCACCGTATCGGCCGTACCGGCCGTGCAGGCCGCTCAGGTGTGGCGGTGAGCCTCGTGCATCACGCCGAGCAAGGCGCGCTCAAGCGCATCGAGCGTTTCGTGCGCTCGCCGCTGCCGGTGAACGTCGTGGAAGGCTTCGAGCCGCGCAAGGCGGCGCCGACCAACCGTGGCTTCGGCGGCGGCCGCGGCCGTCCGGGTGGTGGCAATGGCGGTGGCCGTCGCTTCGGCAACGGTAGCGGCAACGGCAAGCCGGGTGGCTACGGCGCCCGTAGCGGCAACGGTGGTGGCAACGGCGGCGGCGATCGCAACGGCAACAGCAGCTGGGGCAACAAGCCGGAAGGCTCGCGCAGCGGCTATGGCGCCCGCGAAGGCGGCTTCGGTGCGCGTGAAGGCGGCTTTGGCGGCGGCTCGCGCGGCAGCGAAGGCGGCAACCGCGGCGGCTACAGCCAGCAGCGCGAAGGCTACGGCCGCTCGCGCGAAGGCGGTGGCGGTTACGGCGCGCGCCGTAACGACGGCCCGCGTGGCGCACGTCGCGACAGCTAA
- a CDS encoding gamma-glutamylcyclotransferase family protein — MKYVFVYGTLRAGEINDINLAADSNAIARPRHLGLATLAGRLFDFGAYPGMVAEASDAQSTVVGDVYEIDDALLAVLDEIEQVYPGVDGLFVSKEVDIDVQGERIACLYYPVASGAIAGRPEIAGGDWVAHRRTR, encoded by the coding sequence ATGAAATATGTGTTCGTCTACGGCACGCTGCGCGCGGGCGAAATCAACGACATCAACCTCGCGGCGGATAGCAACGCGATCGCGCGCCCGCGTCACCTCGGTCTCGCCACGCTTGCCGGTCGGCTCTTCGACTTCGGCGCCTATCCAGGGATGGTGGCCGAAGCGTCGGATGCGCAATCGACAGTCGTCGGCGACGTCTACGAAATCGACGACGCGCTCCTCGCCGTGCTCGATGAAATCGAGCAGGTTTATCCGGGTGTCGATGGCCTCTTCGTTTCGAAGGAAGTGGATATCGACGTGCAGGGCGAACGCATCGCTTGCCTCTACTATCCGGTTGCGTCTGGCGCCATTGCGGGGCGCCCCGAGATCGCGGGCGGCGACTGGGTCGCGCATCGGCGCACGCGCTGA
- the aceA gene encoding isocitrate lyase has product MSTRQQQARQLQQQWETDPRWKGIKRNYTAEDVVRLRGSIQPEHTLAKHGAEKLWQGVNTEPFINALGALTGNQAMQQVKAGLKAIYLSGWQVAGDANLAGEMYPDQSLYPANSVPQVVKRINNTLTRADQIQWSEGKNPGDEGYTDFFQPIVADAEAGFGGVLNAFELMKAMIEAGAAGVHFEDQLASVKKCGHMGGKVLVPTRENIAKLTAARLAADVCGVPTVLLARTDAEAADLVTSDIDDNDKPFLTGERTVEGFFRTKNGLEQAISRGLAYAPYADMIWCETGKPDLEFAKKFAEAIHKQFPGKLLSYNCSPSFNWKKNLDDATIARFQRELGAMGYKFQFITLAGFHSLNYSMFNLAHGYARQNMSAFVELQQAEFAAAEKGFTAVKHQREVGTGYFDAVTQTVERDASTTALHGSTEDEQFFDKKVA; this is encoded by the coding sequence ATGTCGACTCGTCAACAGCAAGCCCGGCAACTCCAGCAACAATGGGAAACCGATCCGCGCTGGAAGGGCATCAAGCGCAACTACACCGCTGAAGACGTCGTGCGCCTGCGCGGTTCGATCCAGCCCGAGCACACGCTCGCGAAGCACGGCGCCGAAAAGCTCTGGCAAGGCGTGAACACCGAGCCATTCATCAACGCACTGGGCGCGCTCACGGGCAATCAGGCCATGCAGCAGGTGAAGGCCGGCCTCAAGGCGATCTATCTCTCGGGCTGGCAAGTCGCGGGCGACGCCAACCTCGCCGGCGAAATGTACCCGGACCAGTCGCTCTACCCGGCCAACTCGGTGCCGCAGGTCGTCAAGCGCATCAACAACACGCTCACGCGCGCCGACCAGATCCAGTGGTCCGAAGGCAAGAACCCCGGCGACGAAGGCTACACCGACTTCTTCCAGCCAATCGTGGCCGACGCAGAAGCCGGCTTCGGCGGCGTGCTGAACGCGTTCGAACTGATGAAGGCGATGATCGAAGCGGGTGCGGCTGGCGTGCACTTCGAAGATCAGCTCGCCTCGGTGAAGAAGTGCGGCCACATGGGCGGCAAGGTGCTCGTGCCGACACGCGAAAACATCGCCAAGCTCACGGCCGCGCGGCTGGCCGCCGACGTCTGCGGCGTGCCGACCGTGCTGCTCGCCCGCACCGACGCGGAAGCCGCCGACCTCGTTACCTCGGACATCGACGACAACGACAAGCCGTTCCTCACCGGCGAGCGCACCGTGGAAGGCTTCTTCCGCACGAAGAACGGCCTCGAGCAGGCCATCTCGCGCGGTCTCGCCTACGCGCCGTACGCCGACATGATCTGGTGCGAAACGGGGAAGCCGGATCTCGAATTCGCGAAGAAGTTCGCCGAAGCGATCCACAAGCAGTTCCCGGGCAAGTTGCTCTCGTATAACTGCTCGCCGTCGTTCAACTGGAAAAAGAACCTCGATGACGCGACAATCGCCAGGTTCCAGCGCGAACTCGGTGCAATGGGCTATAAGTTCCAGTTCATCACGCTTGCGGGCTTCCACTCGCTCAACTACTCCATGTTCAACCTCGCGCACGGCTATGCGCGCCAGAACATGAGCGCGTTCGTCGAACTCCAGCAGGCCGAGTTCGCCGCCGCCGAAAAGGGCTTCACCGCTGTGAAGCATCAGCGCGAAGTGGGCACGGGCTACTTCGACGCCGTGACGCAGACGGTCGAGCGCGACGCCTCGACCACGGCGCTGCACGGTTCGACGGAAGACGAGCAGTTCTTCGACAAGAAGGTGGCGTAA
- the rimI gene encoding ribosomal protein S18-alanine N-acetyltransferase, translating into MSGVLMTDRYLSPMTESDLDEVAIVERSAYEFPWSRGNFEDSLRNGYYGLCMRHVTGTLIGYCVLMPVVDEMHLLNLCVAPQAQGAGAGLTMLREAVRIARSQGLEGLLLEVRPSNHRAIRLYEQFGFVTIGRRKNYYPARHHSREDALVMRFSFAGEGADAAR; encoded by the coding sequence ATGAGCGGCGTGCTCATGACCGACCGCTACCTGTCGCCGATGACCGAAAGCGACCTGGACGAAGTCGCGATCGTCGAGCGCTCGGCATATGAGTTTCCGTGGTCGCGTGGCAACTTCGAAGACTCGCTGCGCAATGGCTATTACGGTCTGTGCATGCGCCACGTCACTGGCACGCTGATCGGCTATTGCGTGCTGATGCCGGTGGTAGACGAGATGCATCTGCTGAATCTTTGCGTCGCGCCTCAGGCGCAGGGTGCGGGCGCGGGGCTCACGATGCTGCGCGAGGCGGTACGCATTGCGCGCTCGCAAGGTCTCGAAGGCTTGCTGCTCGAAGTCCGGCCTTCGAATCATCGGGCAATCCGGCTGTACGAACAGTTCGGCTTCGTGACGATCGGCCGTCGCAAGAACTACTATCCGGCGAGGCACCACAGCCGCGAGGACGCACTCGTAATGCGTTTTTCTTTTGCAGGGGAGGGCGCGGATGCCGCTCGATGA
- a CDS encoding universal stress protein yields the protein MFKHILVPTDGSELSKKAIDGAIDLARTVGARVTAYACLPQYPYSPYADVVIEPPGDFQTRSEREARVHLDEVEAAARNAGVICDSRTSVHPSPYLGIIEAAESGGCDVIFMASHGRRGLGSLLIGSETQRVLTHTKIPVIVYR from the coding sequence ATGTTCAAGCACATCCTCGTTCCGACCGACGGTTCGGAGCTGTCGAAGAAGGCGATCGACGGCGCGATCGATCTCGCACGCACAGTGGGCGCACGCGTCACGGCCTACGCGTGCCTGCCGCAATATCCGTATTCCCCGTACGCCGACGTGGTGATCGAGCCGCCCGGCGATTTCCAGACGCGCAGTGAGCGAGAGGCGCGCGTGCATCTGGACGAAGTCGAGGCGGCGGCGCGCAACGCGGGCGTGATCTGCGACAGCCGCACGAGCGTGCATCCATCGCCGTATCTCGGCATCATCGAAGCCGCCGAATCCGGAGGCTGCGACGTGATTTTCATGGCCTCGCACGGGCGTCGCGGGCTCGGCAGCCTGTTGATCGGCAGCGAGACGCAGCGCGTGCTCACCCATACGAAGATTCCGGTGATCGTGTATCGCTAG
- the aceB gene encoding malate synthase A — MANTLQLPQGMQITAEIQPGFETILTPEALELVAKLHRAFEPRRQELLKARAERTKRLDAGERPNFLAETKSIREGDWKIAALPKDLECRRVEITGPVERKMIINALNSGADSYMTDFEDSNSPNWENQIVGQLNLKDAVRRTISLEQNGKTYKLNEKTATLIVRPRGWHLDEKHVTVDGQRVSGGVFDFALYLFHNAKELISRGTGPYFYLPKMESHLEARLWNDIFVAAQEGVGIPRGTIRATVLVETILAAFEMDEILHELREHSSGLNAGRWDYIFSAIKKFKNDKDFCLADRSQITMTVPFMRAYALELLKTCHKRNAPAIGGMSALIPIKNDAAANDKAMGGVRSDKARDATDGYDGGWVAHPGLVPIAMEEFVKVLGDKPNQIGKQRPDVNVAGKDLLDFRPEAPITETGLRNNINVGIHYLGSWLAGNGCVPIHNLMEDAATAEISRSQVWQWIRSPKGKLEDGRKVTAELVRELIPQELDKVKASVGGDTKPYERAAQIFEQMSTSENFVEFLTLPLYEEI, encoded by the coding sequence ATGGCGAACACGTTGCAACTGCCGCAAGGCATGCAGATCACGGCTGAAATCCAGCCCGGCTTCGAAACGATCCTCACGCCCGAAGCGCTCGAACTCGTCGCGAAGCTGCATCGCGCGTTCGAGCCGCGCCGCCAGGAATTGCTGAAGGCACGCGCCGAGCGCACCAAACGCCTCGACGCCGGCGAGCGCCCCAACTTTCTTGCCGAAACGAAATCGATCCGCGAAGGCGACTGGAAGATCGCGGCGCTGCCGAAGGATCTCGAATGCCGCCGCGTGGAAATCACGGGCCCGGTCGAACGCAAGATGATCATCAACGCGCTGAACTCGGGCGCGGACTCGTACATGACCGACTTCGAGGACTCGAACTCGCCGAACTGGGAAAACCAGATCGTCGGCCAGCTCAACCTCAAGGACGCAGTGCGCCGCACGATCTCGCTGGAACAGAACGGCAAGACCTACAAGCTCAACGAGAAGACCGCCACGCTGATCGTGCGTCCGCGCGGCTGGCACCTCGACGAAAAGCACGTGACGGTGGACGGCCAGCGCGTGTCGGGCGGCGTCTTCGATTTCGCGCTCTATCTCTTCCACAACGCGAAGGAACTGATTTCGCGCGGTACCGGCCCGTACTTCTATCTGCCGAAGATGGAGAGCCATCTCGAAGCGCGCCTGTGGAACGATATCTTCGTCGCGGCGCAGGAAGGCGTGGGCATCCCGCGCGGCACGATCCGCGCGACGGTGCTGGTCGAGACGATCCTCGCCGCATTCGAGATGGACGAAATCCTCCATGAACTGCGCGAGCACAGCTCGGGCCTCAACGCGGGCCGCTGGGACTACATCTTCTCGGCAATCAAGAAGTTCAAGAACGACAAGGACTTCTGCCTCGCCGACCGCTCGCAGATCACGATGACGGTGCCGTTCATGCGCGCCTACGCGCTCGAACTGCTCAAGACCTGCCACAAGCGCAACGCGCCGGCTATCGGCGGCATGAGCGCGCTCATCCCGATCAAGAACGACGCGGCCGCCAACGACAAGGCCATGGGCGGCGTGCGTTCGGACAAGGCGCGCGACGCGACGGATGGCTACGACGGCGGCTGGGTCGCGCACCCGGGCCTGGTTCCCATCGCGATGGAAGAGTTCGTGAAGGTGCTCGGCGACAAGCCGAACCAGATCGGCAAGCAACGCCCCGATGTGAACGTCGCGGGCAAGGATCTGCTCGACTTCCGTCCGGAAGCGCCGATCACCGAAACGGGCCTGCGCAACAACATCAATGTGGGCATCCACTACCTCGGTTCGTGGCTCGCGGGCAATGGCTGCGTGCCGATCCACAACCTGATGGAAGACGCCGCGACCGCTGAAATCTCGCGCTCGCAGGTGTGGCAGTGGATCCGCTCGCCCAAGGGCAAGCTCGAGGACGGCCGCAAGGTCACGGCCGAACTCGTGCGCGAACTCATCCCTCAGGAACTGGACAAGGTGAAGGCGTCGGTGGGCGGCGACACGAAGCCGTACGAGCGCGCCGCGCAGATCTTCGAGCAAATGTCGACGTCGGAAAACTTCGTCGAGTTCCTGACGCTGCCGCTGTACGAAGAGATCTGA
- a CDS encoding acyl-CoA-binding protein: MSDVNTQFAQAQQDVQQLPERPGNLTLLRLYALFKQATEGDVHGDKPGFTDIVGKYKYEAWAALQGTAQETAQQQYVELVESLKSGTAS, translated from the coding sequence ATGAGCGACGTGAACACGCAGTTCGCCCAAGCCCAGCAAGACGTGCAGCAACTGCCGGAGCGCCCCGGCAATCTGACGCTGCTGCGCCTCTACGCACTCTTCAAGCAGGCCACCGAAGGCGACGTGCACGGCGACAAGCCTGGCTTCACCGACATCGTCGGCAAGTACAAGTACGAAGCGTGGGCGGCGCTGCAAGGCACGGCGCAAGAAACTGCCCAGCAGCAATACGTCGAACTCGTCGAATCGCTCAAGAGCGGCACCGCGAGCTGA
- a CDS encoding LysR family transcriptional regulator, which yields MDRFKQIETFVTVAAKGSLSAAAQAEGVAPAIIGRRIDALEERLGVKLLVRTTRRITLTFEGSAFLEDCQRIIHDMQNAEASVSEGGVKASGHLRVSAPAGFGRRHVAPLVPDFTVAHPDVSIALDLSDRLVDLVNEGFDCAVRLGELPDSSLVSLKLGENRRVCVAAPAYLSRRGEPDTPADLARHNCLAFGASLNQQRGWAFQQEGKVVSIRVAGTMECSDGAVLHEWCLAGHGLAWRSWWEVGEDIAAGRLVTVLDAFAAPPIGIHAVFPQRRHLPLRVRLFLDYLKHTYGQPGYWG from the coding sequence ATGGACCGCTTCAAGCAGATCGAGACCTTCGTCACCGTGGCCGCCAAGGGCAGCCTTTCCGCTGCCGCCCAGGCCGAGGGTGTGGCGCCTGCCATCATCGGCCGGCGCATCGATGCGCTCGAGGAGCGCCTCGGCGTGAAACTGCTCGTGCGCACCACGCGGCGCATCACGCTCACGTTCGAAGGCTCGGCGTTCCTCGAGGACTGCCAGCGCATCATTCACGACATGCAGAACGCCGAGGCGAGCGTGTCCGAGGGCGGCGTGAAGGCGAGCGGGCACCTGCGCGTGTCCGCGCCGGCAGGCTTTGGGCGGCGGCACGTCGCGCCGCTCGTGCCCGATTTCACGGTCGCGCATCCGGACGTGAGCATCGCGCTCGATCTTTCCGATCGGCTCGTTGATCTCGTGAACGAAGGCTTCGACTGCGCCGTGCGACTGGGCGAATTGCCCGATTCGTCGCTCGTGTCGCTCAAGCTCGGCGAAAACCGGCGCGTGTGCGTGGCGGCGCCCGCGTATTTGTCGCGCCGCGGCGAGCCCGACACGCCGGCTGACCTCGCACGCCACAACTGCCTCGCCTTCGGCGCGAGCCTGAACCAGCAGCGCGGCTGGGCGTTTCAGCAGGAAGGCAAAGTCGTGTCGATCCGCGTGGCGGGCACGATGGAATGCTCGGACGGCGCGGTGCTGCATGAGTGGTGTCTCGCGGGCCATGGTCTTGCGTGGCGCTCGTGGTGGGAAGTCGGCGAGGACATCGCGGCGGGCCGGCTCGTGACCGTGCTCGACGCGTTCGCCGCGCCGCCCATCGGCATTCATGCCGTGTTTCCGCAGCGCCGCCATTTGCCGCTGCGCGTGCGCCTCTTTCTCGACTATCTCAAGCATACCTACGGTCAACCCGGTTACTGGGGTTAG
- the tsaB gene encoding tRNA (adenosine(37)-N6)-threonylcarbamoyltransferase complex dimerization subunit type 1 TsaB: protein MTETVLLALDTSTEYCSVALLRVAPGGADRSPSGGGETASGSLSEVSVWVRHEATGAVSSTRLLPAIGELFDEAGLVLTDCDAIAFGAGPGSFTGLRTATGVAQGLAFGLDIPVVPVGTLLVCAESARLRDPAATRVLAALDARMDEAYWADFEWDAAAGDWRTLQAASLDSPEHIAAPDAPFTLAGNAATAFGARLTAVAAARTIDTEALPHALPLAHAALRAYRAGRTQPADQAAPEYVRNKVAQTTAERLAAKAAAQRGEGGEGAQ, encoded by the coding sequence ATGACTGAAACCGTGCTGCTTGCCCTCGATACTTCGACCGAATATTGCTCGGTCGCGCTGCTTCGCGTCGCCCCCGGCGGCGCTGATCGTTCTCCCTCCGGCGGCGGCGAGACCGCGTCCGGATCGCTCTCGGAAGTCAGCGTCTGGGTGCGCCACGAGGCCACGGGCGCCGTCTCCAGCACGCGGCTCCTGCCGGCCATTGGCGAATTGTTCGACGAAGCCGGCCTCGTGCTCACCGACTGCGACGCGATTGCGTTCGGCGCCGGTCCGGGCTCCTTCACGGGCCTGCGTACGGCGACGGGCGTGGCTCAGGGACTCGCGTTCGGCCTCGATATCCCGGTGGTGCCGGTGGGCACGTTGCTCGTGTGCGCGGAGAGCGCGCGACTGCGCGATCCCGCGGCGACCCGCGTGCTGGCCGCGCTCGACGCGCGCATGGACGAAGCCTACTGGGCCGATTTCGAATGGGACGCCGCAGCCGGCGACTGGCGCACGCTGCAGGCGGCATCGCTCGACTCGCCGGAGCACATTGCCGCGCCCGACGCGCCGTTCACGCTGGCGGGCAACGCTGCCACTGCTTTCGGCGCGCGCCTGACCGCCGTCGCCGCCGCGCGCACGATCGACACCGAGGCGCTCCCGCACGCGTTGCCGCTTGCGCACGCGGCGTTGCGTGCCTATCGCGCGGGCCGCACGCAACCCGCCGACCAGGCCGCGCCCGAATACGTGCGCAACAAGGTCGCGCAGACGACGGCCGAACGCCTGGCCGCGAAAGCCGCTGCTCAACGTGGCGAGGGCGGTGAGGGCGCGCAATGA
- a CDS encoding AraC family transcriptional regulator, translating into MPEVPPNSPTSAASNQAPPRAELIDIPPEFAPTPTHPIRVRSRPMPAGVCIARHTHAWAQLAYSSRGVLRMATPGTTWMVPPSRAIWVPPHITHEVAIVEDAFLRTLYVDESVIPPGLDACRVVEVSGLLRETIAALDERGIPTARERLLGALALDEITRSAPLPLAVPMPEEKRLRALCEALIADPAGPGSLEYWAAHVGASTRTIARLFRQELGVSFSQWRQQAILARAIPLLNQGRPMAIVAQELGYQSQSAFSAMFRRAFGESPRAFIARGTGDRDEDEPEDSVAVGRDDNRGNNAR; encoded by the coding sequence ATGCCCGAGGTTCCGCCCAACTCTCCGACCAGCGCCGCCAGTAACCAGGCGCCGCCGCGCGCCGAACTCATCGATATCCCGCCCGAGTTCGCGCCTACGCCCACGCATCCTATCCGCGTGCGCTCGCGGCCCATGCCGGCCGGGGTGTGCATCGCGCGGCACACGCACGCGTGGGCGCAGCTCGCCTACTCGTCGCGCGGCGTGCTGCGCATGGCAACACCCGGCACAACGTGGATGGTGCCGCCTTCGCGGGCGATCTGGGTGCCTCCCCACATCACGCACGAGGTTGCGATTGTCGAGGACGCGTTCCTGCGCACGCTCTACGTCGACGAATCGGTGATTCCGCCCGGGCTCGACGCGTGCCGCGTGGTCGAAGTCTCGGGCCTGCTGCGCGAGACGATCGCTGCGCTCGACGAGCGTGGCATTCCGACGGCGCGTGAGCGCCTGCTCGGCGCGCTGGCGCTCGACGAGATCACGCGCTCGGCGCCGCTGCCGCTCGCCGTGCCGATGCCCGAGGAAAAACGCCTGCGCGCGCTGTGCGAGGCGCTAATCGCCGACCCGGCGGGACCGGGTTCGCTCGAATACTGGGCCGCACACGTCGGCGCGAGTACGCGCACGATCGCGCGGCTCTTTCGTCAGGAGCTGGGGGTGAGCTTTTCGCAGTGGCGCCAGCAGGCGATTCTCGCTCGCGCGATTCCGCTGCTCAATCAGGGACGCCCGATGGCCATCGTGGCACAGGAACTCGGCTACCAGAGCCAGAGCGCATTTTCGGCGATGTTTCGCCGCGCATTCGGCGAGAGCCCTCGCGCATTCATCGCGCGCGGCACGGGTGATCGCGACGAGGACGAACCTGAAGATTCCGTGGCCGTGGGGCGCGACGACAATCGTGGTAACAACGCGCGTTGA